TTTTTTGGTGATGAAAGGGTGGTAGATACCCATATTCGTCGTCTGAGGAAAAAAATAGAAAATAATCCTGCTCAACCAGTCTTTTTGAAAACCGTTGTGGGGGTAGGTTATAAATTTGAAGACTAAAAAACCCTCAGTAGATGAGGGTTAATTCTTTTGTAGATGGGGGATGTAATTATTGAACAACAACTTTTCCGTTCATTCCCGCACCACGATGAGGCTCACAGTAGTAGTTGTATTCACCGGGTTCAGAGAAAGTTACTTCAAAAGATTCACCGGGAGAGAATGCTAAACCTTTGTGGCTTAATTCGGGAGATCCATCAAATACGACGTTATGGGGAGCTAATTTATTGTTTACCCATTTTACGGTATCACCAGCTTTGATGGTTACTTCGGCGGGTTGGAAAGCCAACATACCGCTATCTGCACCCATTTTTACTTCTACGGTTTCAGCATTAGCGGGGGCAGTTGCGGAGATTACTACCATCATTGCTAATACTAAGGAAGATAAAAATAATCCTATTTTCTTAAACATTGTTGTTTTATTTTTTAAATGGTTCTTTATACCTACAGATCATAATATGAACTTTGACCTGTTGTCAATTTCTAGCATTAAAATATTTTTTTATACTGTTTTTTCGATGTAAAATCTTTTTTTGTCGGTATCGAAGAAGATATTATAGTTTTCTAATTCTTGGGGGGTGGCTTTTAAAAAGTTATCGTATCCTGAATGTTGAACGAAGGTCGTTTTTTTGAGTATCTGCCATACCTGGTGACGGGGTAGATATTTTCTGTTTTCTTCGGGAATAATTTTTGTTGGTTTGATAGGCTCTGTGGTGGATGATTTGATATTTTTAGTGGCTTTATTTTCTAATTTTTCTATTCTTGTTATCAAGGGGGCGATCGCCCTTTCTACTATGTCTTTAATTTGTTTTTGGTTATAATTTGATTGCTGTATGTGAGAAGAATCATGTCGAGCTAAAAAATCAGTAATTAGGTTATTTAATAATACATTAAGACTAAGATTATCACTCTTAGAAATATTGTTAAGTTGTTCTAAATGTTGTGATTTAAGTTTAATTAATATTTCTACTTCATCGGAATAGTTATTCATAAAAATAAGCTCAAACAAAAATTTAATAACTGGTTTGATTAACCATATAACGAGCTTCTTCGTTTACCTCTGTTGCCAATCTAAATAGTTCTTGGGCATTGTGTAAACAATCGTAATCATAGCTCATGGTAAATCTTTCTAACTCTTCAATGGCATCACTAATATGATTTAGACCATAATAACAATTGGCGGCTACCCCTGCATATCTAGGAGGGTTGGGTTGAGATTTTAAAATTGATTTTCCTTGCTCGTAATATTGACGACAATTAGTTAAATAATCACAAAAAATTGACATTAAATCATCATCAAAAGGATCAGCAGATAATTCTTCCAATTCTTCTTCAAAGGGATCGATTATTTTTTCAAATAAAAAGTTTAGAGGGGTATAAACATTTTGTAACCAGGCAAATTGAGAGAGATCTTCGGCTTGGTGCGATCGCCTTTCGGCGTGGTAATATTGGGAAGCTGATTGACTTTTTGCCTGACGATAATTGATCGAATTATATTGTTGATTAATTAAAGTGCGATCGTAATTTTGGCGATTTTTTTGATCCCCCAATACCTCATAGGCAGCATTAATTTTGATAATTTCTTCATGATTTGCCGTTGCCTCTTGACTATCGGGGTGATACTTTTTCACCAAACGGCGATAAGCCTCTTTGATTTCTTGGGCAGAAGCAGAAGATTTTATCTGTAAAACTTGGTAATAATCCATACGGAAAAATTTGAGTAAGGTTTTGGGGTAATCAATTATTTAGAGTTTGATCAGAAATCTTGAAATAAAGGAGTGCTAAGATAACGCTCACCGAAACTCGGTTGAATCATGACTATAATCTTATCCTTATTCTCTGGTCTTTGACCCAATTTTATCGCTGCTGCAAGGGCTGCACCAGTGGAAATTCCTGATAAAATGCCTTCTTCCCTCGCTAATTTTCTACCGTAGCTAATGGCTTCATCATCGGTGACAGTAATCACTTCATCAATTAAATCAACCCTCAACACTTCAGGGATAAAACCTGCTCCAATTCCTTGTATTTTGTGAGATCCGGGTTTATTGCCTGATATTACCGCACTATTGGCTGGTTCAACGGCGATCGCCCTAAATTCTGGTTTTTTACTCTTAATTACTTCACTTATTCCCGTAATAGTGCCACCAGTGCCAACCCCTGCGACAACAAAATCAACCTGTCCATCGGTATCCTCCCAAATCTCTAGGGCAGTAGAAAGACGATGAATTTCAGGATTAGCAGGGTTATTAAACTGCTGTAACATATAAGCATGGGGCATAGTTTCGACGATTTCCTGTGCCCTAGAAATACAGCCACGCATTCCCTCACTTCCGGGGGTTAACTCCAACTTTGCCCCAAAAGCCCTTAACATTGCCCTTCTTTCCTCGCTCATGGTTTCAGGCATGGTTAAAATTAATTGATAACCCTTTGCTGCTGCTGCCATGGCAAGGGCAATGCCTGTATTACCAGAAGTAGGTTCAACTAAAATAGTTTTGTTGGGGGTGATTACTCCTGCTTTTTCCGCCGCATTAATCATGTTCACCCCAATTCTATCTTTTACCGAAGAAGATGGATTCATTCCTTCCAATTTTACCAATATTTCCGCTCCACAACCTTCTGATTGGGGAATGCGATTTAATCTAACTAGGGGGGTTTTACCGATTAATTCGGTGACATTTTGGGCGACTTTCATTTTATTTGATGTTTTCCATTTAATTTTCATATTATTGATCATACCAAGAACAAAGAGTGAGAAATAGCCACCTGTTTTAACGGGTGGCAAAACGAACGTGGCAGAATAAATTTATGCTTATACCTTGTCCAAGCTAATACGATCAATATATGACTCAATTATTTGGGTCATAGTCATATCTTTTAATTGAGCATATTTTTTCAGTTTAAGAAATCTTTTCTCCGATAACTTTACTCCCAAATATTTAGTTTTAACTGCCATTTTATATTTAAACGATGTTATAATTTATGTATGTATTATAAAACAGTTAAAACACTATTAACTAATAATATTGATGATGAGTGTCATGCTTATTTAAAATTTGCTTGTGAACAATCCAATAAGTTGTATAACGTGGCAGTTTATGTTGTTAGACAAGCTCATTTTGAACAGTGTCTTGTAAAGACTTTTTTTGACAAAAACGACTTGTATCGAACAAGTTTAAAGTTGTCAAAAGTAAAAGTTAGTTATCCCCAGTTGTGCAAGGAACTTCAAAATAACTCTCATTATCAAGCTATAGGAGGAAGCCAAGCTCAACAAACCATCAAATCATCGGTGGAGGGATTCAAAGCCTACAACAAACTTTTACCTATGTGGTTTAAAGGTGAGTTATTAAATAAACCAAAGCTACCTACTTACCGCAAAAATGGTATGTACCCAGTGGTTTTTACAGGTCAAAATCTAAGATTTACGGCTGATGGTAAGCACTGTTATATCTCTATTCCAAAAAGTCAAAAAGATGAATTAATTACAGGGAGGTTTAAGTATTCCTTGTGGGAAAGGAAATACTAAAGACAATATCGCCGAGCTTAGAATTATTTCCTAGTAATCGGGAAATTCGTGGGCAGAATTTGTATATAAGTCTCCAGAGCAAAAAGCTACAGGACTAGACTATTCTCAAGCTATGGGCATTGATAGTGGAGTGTCGAACCTTCTCACAGTAGTTAGCACTGAGGGTAAAAGTTTTATTCTTTGTGGTAAGCGTCTAAAGTTTACTAACCAAAAATATAATAAATTTGTAGCTAAATATAAGGAAGGTAAATCAGAGTTTTATTGGGATGAAAATTTAGACGAGGTGATTCACAAACGGAATTGTCAAATTAGGGATACTGTGAATAAGTATGCTCGATTTTTAATCAATTACTGCCTTGCTCATAAAATAGGCAATATAGTATTTGGTTGGGGGCAAGGAGTTAAAACTGAAGCTAATCTAGGTAAAAGAAATAATCAAAACTTTGTCCAATTACCCACAGCGAGGTTAAAAAATCGAATTAAGGAATTAGCAGGGGAAGTAGGCATTCTGTTTACTGAAACTGAAGAAAGTTACACCAGCAAAAGCTCTTTTTTAGACGGAGACTTATTACCAAAATATGGTGAAAAACCCAAGGAGTATAAGTTTAGTGGGAAAAGAGTAGAGCGTGGATTGTACAAAATTGCCAATGGTAAAATCATCAATGCTGATTGCTTAGGAGCGATTAATATATTAAAAAAAGTAAGCACACAGCTAGGTTTAGACTTAGCCAAGGTGCGTAGGGGAGCATTGACTCTCCCCAAACGGTATGATGTTAACAATTTAGCTAAATCATATCGTAAGCACAGCGAACAGGTTTTAACCTGTGTTGCGACATCTGCTTAGAATCCACGTCATTTTAATCCGTGGAGAAGTCAACTAGAACTGGCACTTAATGATTTTTGATCGTGGTTTGATCAACTAAATAAATAATTAAGGATTATTTAATAAAAAGAAACATAGGCTATTACTGATATAAGATATAAGCTATGTTAGTTAACTTTGAAGAATATTTTTATGCAATCTTTTTTGATGAGCTTATTAAGTTAAGCTGTCTTTGTTTTATAGGTATTTAGTTTAAAATTTACTTAAATATAAATTAGTGAATAATATTGTAGTCAGTATTTTTTTACAGCAAATTTTAGAACAAGTAAGTCTTGCATGGCAAGAAAAAAAAATTCATAAGTCCAATAATTATCTACCAGATGTATGTTCATTGAAGCTCAATAAAAATAATCAAAAAATAACTTTTAATAGCGCAATTTGTTTGAAATTAGCACAGTATTATTCTTTGAATCCTTTAGATATAGCTGAAGATTTTATAATCATTTATGAGGGATTAGTGTTAAACCATGATTTAATTTTTTTTTCAGCCTCGGAAAATAAATTACAGTTTGCACCATCTGATTTGAAAGGATATTCAGAAAATTTGATTATTAATAATAATGTATTATCTATTTGCGATGATCCATTACACAAATTTTATTTTACTCTAAATATTTCTGGTAATGGTTGGTTAGAGTTAACCTTAACTGATGAATATTTGAGAGATTATCTTTTTCTTTTATCTAATTATAACTTTACTCATCTAGTTAGTAAACAAAATAAAATTAGTGCTGATTTTGAATACATTTATATCCATAGTCGTTTTTGTTCTATTTTAAGATCTGCTCATGATCAAGGAATTATTAATCTCAATGATTTTGATTTTCATCATAACTGGGGTATTCAGGGAATAGATAGAAATATTTTTAATTATTTAATAACCGAAAAAAAAGATTGTTTAGGTATAATAAAAACAATAATATATTGTTTGGAAAACGGTTGTCATAATCAAAAAAAACAGTATTTGACTATGATAAAAGTAATGTGTCAAGCCCTTTATAAATGGGAAAAAAGATGTAGTATTTGGGGTGCAATAAAAGACGATAACTTACCTTTAGCCCAAGGAGAATTAGCACTAAGTGCGATCGCCCTTAAATATTACCAAAGTTTATGTAAATTAGTATTTACAGAGGATTTTCCCATAGAATTATAACTACTCCATCACCCAAACATTAATATTAATTCTGCCATTAATCTTTCTGATCTGACCATTCCAATTTGCCACACTAAAAGATCTCAAATCCGTTTCTCCATCATTCACTTGTCGTAAAGCCTCTCGTACCACAGGAGTTAAATTCCCCCTCAATAAACGGTCAAAAGTCGCCGCCATGGTTTCCATGTCCGTAGAAGTTGGAAAAGATAAATCTACTTCCCTAACACGACCACTACTATCATCGATTTTATAACTAACCTGAGCACTGCTATTGAAAATATTATCATAACTCCAAATAGTGGCATTTTCCGAAGGATTAGACTGTCTTTGACTAGGTTGTCCAAGTCTACCGACAATTTCATTAACCACATTACCAGTAGTCAACACAGGTAAAGAATTTCCACCGCCAGAGTTACCACGGGGAGGACTATCACCCCTACCTCGCCCTTGAGAGTTATTATTATCCACGGGGGGAATAGTAGTAGGGGGTTGATTTTGTCCACCAGAAGACTCTGGAGGTATGGTGTCTGGGGAGGTGGTTTCGTTATCCGTAGCACCTGTATCACCTTCTTGATTTTCTGCCGATTCTTCAGGGGGAATCTCTTCCTCAGTTATTTCCTCTTCTGACTGAGGACGACGGAATATATCAGGGTTTAAAATGGGGTTACGGCGATTTGATTCAATGGTAGGGGGTTCAACATCCTCGGGGGTTTCGGTGGTTTGATTTTGTCCTGATTCGTTAGCAAAGTCACCGTTAGAATTACTAAATAAATTGGCAATTACCCCATAACCGAGGGTGAAAGAGGCGATCGCAATGAGAGATAACCATAAAATGGGTAGTAAGGCGCCAAAGAAGCCTCTTTTTTCCTCCTCCTCATATCCCTCCGTCGGAGAATCAACCGCCATAGTGCCACCATTACCCCTTCTGATGGTGCCATTATGGGAATTATTAACAATATTTGGACTACCATAACGTCCTCCCACAGCAATGGTGGGTTCATTACTAATGGTGTGGGCAGGAGGTACATGATTGGGTATTGCAGGACTACCAAAGCCCATCGTCGCCTGATGGGAAGTATTCGGTTTCAATGCCTCCAACATTTCCGAGGCACTAGAAAAACGCTCTCGAGGACTGAAACGAATCGCTTTATCTATAACTCCTGCTAAGTTAGAATGTAAATCAGGAATTTCATCCCGCCACAAAATTTCCCCCGTACGATTATCACTACGCAAATGTTGGGGGGATTTGCCTGTCAATAAATATACCGCCGTCAAACCTAAGCTATATAAATCACTAGAATAGATGGGGCGCCCTGCCGCTTGTTCAGAGGACATATAGCCGGGGGTACCGATTGCCATAGAGTAGGCGGACTGTCCTTGAGAATAAACAAAAGTGGTAAGGGCTTCTTTTACCGCCCCAAAATCAATTAAAACAGGTAAATTATCCTTGGCACGGAGAATAATATTATCAGGCTTGACATCTCGATGGACAATATTTTCTCGGTGAATGTAACCCAACACAGGCAATATATTTAATAAAAATTTCTCGACCTCTTCAGGGGACATTTTCCCCTCCTGTTGAATTTTTTTGGTAAGGGTAATACCTTCAACCCATTCCTGCACCAAATAAAAGTTTTTATCCTCGCAAAAATAAGCATGGAGACGGGGTACTTGATTCTGCTCATCTCCCACGTGTTCTAATATACGAGCCTCTTGTTCAAAGCGATCATACATCCATTCAGGAATGCTAGACTCATTAATAATCGGCTTGAGTTGTTTAATCACGCATCGTTTGCCCGAAGGGGAGTGGGTGTCAACCGCCAAGAAAGTTTCACCAAATCCTCCTCTACCAATCGATTCTATGACTTTATAACGATTATTTAACAATGTTGTGGTATTCATTCCTGTTAGGAAGTTATTGCTTCAAACATATTTTTCCCATCTATCATAACGATAATTTTTAAAATTTTGAGAGGGTA
The sequence above is a segment of the Cyanobacterium stanieri PCC 7202 genome. Coding sequences within it:
- a CDS encoding hypothetical protein (KEGG: tet:TTHERM_00852720 hypothetical protein~SPTR: Putative uncharacterized protein), producing the protein MNNYSDEVEILIKLKSQHLEQLNNISKSDNLSLNVLLNNLITDFLARHDSSHIQQSNYNQKQIKDIVERAIAPLITRIEKLENKATKNIKSSTTEPIKPTKIIPEENRKYLPRHQVWQILKKTTFVQHSGYDNFLKATPQELENYNIFFDTDKKRFYIEKTV
- a CDS encoding hypothetical protein (KEGG: cyc:PCC7424_0116 DALR anticodon binding domain protein~SPTR: DALR anticodon binding domain protein), yielding MNNIVVSIFLQQILEQVSLAWQEKKIHKSNNYLPDVCSLKLNKNNQKITFNSAICLKLAQYYSLNPLDIAEDFIIIYEGLVLNHDLIFFSASENKLQFAPSDLKGYSENLIINNNVLSICDDPLHKFYFTLNISGNGWLELTLTDEYLRDYLFLLSNYNFTHLVSKQNKISADFEYIYIHSRFCSILRSAHDQGIINLNDFDFHHNWGIQGIDRNIFNYLITEKKDCLGIIKTIIYCLENGCHNQKKQYLTMIKVMCQALYKWEKRCSIWGAIKDDNLPLAQGELALSAIALKYYQSLCKLVFTEDFPIEL
- a CDS encoding CopG domain protein DNA-binding domain protein (KEGG: cyc:PCC7424_3143 CopG domain protein DNA-binding domain protein~SPTR: CopG domain protein DNA-binding domain protein) — translated: MAVKTKYLGVKLSEKRFLKLKKYAQLKDMTMTQIIESYIDRISLDKV
- a CDS encoding plastocyanin (PFAM: Copper binding proteins, plastocyanin/azurin family~TIGRFAM: plastocyanin~COGs: COG3794 Plastocyanin~InterPro IPR002387:IPR001235:IPR000923~KEGG: cyu:UCYN_02310 plastocyanin~PFAM: blue (type 1) copper domain protein~SPTR: Plastocyanin;~TIGRFAM: plastocyanin); the protein is MFKKIGLFLSSLVLAMMVVISATAPANAETVEVKMGADSGMLAFQPAEVTIKAGDTVKWVNNKLAPHNVVFDGSPELSHKGLAFSPGESFEVTFSEPGEYNYYCEPHRGAGMNGKVVVQ
- a CDS encoding serine/threonine protein kinase (PFAM: Protein kinase domain~COGs: COG0515 Serine/threonine protein kinase~InterProIPR017442:IPR017441:IPR008271:IPR000719:IPR 020635:IPR002290~KEGG: cyc:PCC7424_4513 serine/threonine protein kinase~PFAM: Serine/threonine-protein kinase-like domain~SMART: serine/threonine protein kinase; Tyrosine-protein kinase, catalytic domain~SPTR: Serine/threonine protein kinase); this translates as MNTTTLLNNRYKVIESIGRGGFGETFLAVDTHSPSGKRCVIKQLKPIINESSIPEWMYDRFEQEARILEHVGDEQNQVPRLHAYFCEDKNFYLVQEWVEGITLTKKIQQEGKMSPEEVEKFLLNILPVLGYIHRENIVHRDVKPDNIILRAKDNLPVLIDFGAVKEALTTFVYSQGQSAYSMAIGTPGYMSSEQAAGRPIYSSDLYSLGLTAVYLLTGKSPQHLRSDNRTGEILWRDEIPDLHSNLAGVIDKAIRFSPRERFSSASEMLEALKPNTSHQATMGFGSPAIPNHVPPAHTISNEPTIAVGGRYGSPNIVNNSHNGTIRRGNGGTMAVDSPTEGYEEEEKRGFFGALLPILWLSLIAIASFTLGYGVIANLFSNSNGDFANESGQNQTTETPEDVEPPTIESNRRNPILNPDIFRRPQSEEEITEEEIPPEESAENQEGDTGATDNETTSPDTIPPESSGGQNQPPTTIPPVDNNNSQGRGRGDSPPRGNSGGGNSLPVLTTGNVVNEIVGRLGQPSQRQSNPSENATIWSYDNIFNSSAQVSYKIDDSSGRVREVDLSFPTSTDMETMAATFDRLLRGNLTPVVREALRQVNDGETDLRSFSVANWNGQIRKINGRININVWVME
- a CDS encoding heat shock protein DnaJ domain protein (PFAM: DnaJ domain~COGs: COG0484 DnaJ-class molecular chaperone with C-terminal Zn finger domain~InterPro IPR003095:IPR001623~KEGG: cyc:PCC7424_1503 heat shock protein DnaJ domain protein~PFAM: heat shock protein DnaJ domain protein~SMART: heat shock protein DnaJ domain protein~SPTR: Heat shock protein DnaJ domain protein), which encodes MDYYQVLQIKSSASAQEIKEAYRRLVKKYHPDSQEATANHEEIIKINAAYEVLGDQKNRQNYDRTLINQQYNSINYRQAKSQSASQYYHAERRSHQAEDLSQFAWLQNVYTPLNFLFEKIIDPFEEELEELSADPFDDDLMSIFCDYLTNCRQYYEQGKSILKSQPNPPRYAGVAANCYYGLNHISDAIEELERFTMSYDYDCLHNAQELFRLATEVNEEARYMVNQTSY
- a CDS encoding cysteine synthase (PFAM: Pyridoxal-phosphate dependent enzyme~TIGRFAM: cysteine synthase A; cysteine synthases~COGs: COG0031 Cysteine synthase~InterPro IPR001926:IPR001216:IPR005856:IPR005859~KEGG: cyc:PCC7424_1502 cysteine synthase A~PFAM: Pyridoxal-5'-phosphate-dependent protein beta subunit~SPTR: Cysteine synthase;~TIGRFAM: cysteine synthase A; cysteine synthase); this encodes MKVAQNVTELIGKTPLVRLNRIPQSEGCGAEILVKLEGMNPSSSVKDRIGVNMINAAEKAGVITPNKTILVEPTSGNTGIALAMAAAAKGYQLILTMPETMSEERRAMLRAFGAKLELTPGSEGMRGCISRAQEIVETMPHAYMLQQFNNPANPEIHRLSTALEIWEDTDGQVDFVVAGVGTGGTITGISEVIKSKKPEFRAIAVEPANSAVISGNKPGSHKIQGIGAGFIPEVLRVDLIDEVITVTDDEAISYGRKLAREEGILSGISTGAALAAAIKLGQRPENKDKIIVMIQPSFGERYLSTPLFQDF